In a single window of the Nicotiana tomentosiformis chromosome 8, ASM39032v3, whole genome shotgun sequence genome:
- the LOC138897924 gene encoding uncharacterized protein codes for MFDGTGDPKLHLRTYCDKLVGAGKDERIRMKLFMRSLTGDALSWYISQNPKKWVNWVSMALDFLDRFMFNTENAPDVFYIQNLNKKPTETFCEYATQWRSEAAKIRQALDEEQMNKFFIRAQDPERLMVIENHKFSDIIKLGERIEEGIKSGMVTNFEALQATNKALQSGGMKGHTIDECHTLKDKIQILINTKVIQEKEAAPNVRNNPLPDHRGEGVNVIETDEEWDSKGPIGLIREGDNPKTSPVTLTPILVQTQAPIEVEVAAPTPFEVEVTTPFTVMVARTSSYKSNDIPWDYVVEARRKGKAKMEETGAVQGMTRTGRVYTPEHLGGTSEKAAFKSPVIENGTDDLLRKVQAREYSVVDHLNKTPAQISILSLLQNSEAYRNAPMKVFNKAYVPNNITSGVMTNMVGQVLESHKITFHENELPPEGRSHNTTLHITVQFEDKFITRVLIDGGSSLNICLLTILKRLGKGLHEIRAGSMNSFYQADMMWGSEEDEVLAGKRNLFLDDEDMDCSAIVEEEEEEDLIIQTMEKGVVLKNWTAAPSTARRVRG; via the exons atgttcgacggaactggtgatccAAAGTTGCATttgagaacgtattgtgacaaacttgtaggggCTGGCAAGGATGAACGAATCCGTATGAAGCTGTTTATGAGGAGCCTCACCGGAGATgccttgtcttggtacatcagtcagaacccaaagaagtgggttaattgggtaagcatggcgtTAGATTTCTTGGATCGATTCATgttcaacacagaaaatgcaccagatgttttctacattcaaaatctcaataagaaaccaacagaaaccttctgcgagtatgctactcaGTGGAGGTCTGAAGCCGCAAAGATAAGGCAGGCACTTGacgaagaacagatgaataagttcttcatcagagctcaagaccctgaaaggttgatggttattgaaaaccataagttctctgacatcatcaagctgggtgagagaatagaagaagggatcaaaagtggAATGGTAACAAATTTCGAAGCACTCcaggccacaaataaagctttgcagtcgggag gcatgaagggtcatactataGATGAGTgtcatactttgaaggataagattcagatattaattaataccaaagtcatacaggaaaaggaggctgcacccaatgtccgtaacaatcctctcccggatcacaggggtgaaggggtaaacgtgatagagaccgatgaagaatgggactcgaAAGGgccaattggactcattcgagaaggggataatcctaaaacatctccagtcactctcacacctatcttggtacaaactcaggcaccaattgaagttgaggtagccgcaccaactccgtttgaggttgaagtaacaacacccttcacaGTGATGGTAGCACGTACgtcgtcttataagtctaatgatataccatgggattatgttgtggaagcaagaaggaaaggaaaagcaaaaatggaagaaacaggtgcagtGCAAGGCATGACTAGAACCGGTAGGGTCTATACACCAGAGCATTTGGGAGGAACGAGCGAAAAAGCTGCATTTAAGTCGCCTGTTATTGAAAATGGCACGGATGACCTTttgagaaaggtgcaagcaagagaatattctgtggttgatcatctgaacaaaacccctgctcaaatatccattttatcactgctgcaaaactctgAGGCATATAGGAATGCCCCGATGAAGGTGTTTAATAAAGCCTATGTACCCAATAACATCACCAGTGGAGTAATGaccaacatggtagggcaagtgttggaaagccacaagatcacttttcatgaaaacGAGCTGCCACCAGAAGGACGAAGTCACAACACGacactgcatatcacagtgcagtttgaggacaAATTCATTACCAGAgtcttgatagatggaggttcaagtctcaacatatGTCTACTAACTAttctgaaaagattgggtaaaggcctacacgagatacgagcaggaagtatgaat tcattttatcaagctgacatgatgtgggggtctgaagaagatgaagttttagCTGGCAAAAGGAAtttgtttctggatgatgaagatatggattgcagtgcgatagttgaggaggaggaggaggaagaccttattattcaaaccatggagaagggagttgttctcaaaaactggactgctgcaccatcaacgGCCCGTCGAGTTcgtgggtag